From Fundulus heteroclitus isolate FHET01 chromosome 5, MU-UCD_Fhet_4.1, whole genome shotgun sequence, a single genomic window includes:
- the LOC118563099 gene encoding uveal autoantigen with coiled-coil domains and ankyrin repeats-like, giving the protein MWTRSKAENSRKVTFGLVTAKTPGNQSSAELVKDPDQQQSAPSVPVRRSWSEVCASKPAVTPPQPASAPDQRPASPPKPGDARKHPILKLLQRETAVEENTRAVVMMSEVEFHAALGSKDQKISALQQENAALSENLKSLASELRKMEEVHQHAAEKARQLESELTTERKKVQEAEISFRQLAPGVKAAPVHQHEDDREKKALRDEVMRLTQIVEKQQTEHEDDVAVLYDERIKTNKDRRDAIRRADQLKVSLIAEKNKTREIEICSAKQMEEISKLQAALVKVESNLEEERRQRKQEKLCLLTNNQETSEVEQLKYQLQEQTVKHEDQVAALYNELIRKNKESPDAIKRAEQLKEDLTEEKNRAKEAEDCLAQQKEETSNLQAALVLMERTLEDQRRQWEQEKSHLLTKEQERDELEQLVKQLESQKAEAEQEIAALRLEQQKNNQSHQDAARKVVQLEIALVAEKIRTKEAESCLAEQVKESCDIKAALVKTEQDVEKQRRLWAQEKSSLLTEQQKAVRNVEAARKDVLEVLHDERQEWQTEKSCLLEMVATTKELLTEAEVKRKTSTLNLIEKLKNLQKEMDKLQESKPKKKSFRRKITKFFKMSKKAPSQSEN; this is encoded by the coding sequence ATGTGGACCAGATCTAAAGCAGAGAATAGCAGGAAAGTTACATTTGGTCTGGTAACAGCAAAGACTCCTGGAAATCAGTCTTCTGCTGAGCTTGTCAAAGACCCTGACCAGCAGCAAAGCGCTCCAAGCGTTCCCGTCAGACGCTCTTGGAGTGAAGTTTGTGCTTCAAAGCCTGCGGTGACCCCCCCGCAGCCTGCCTCGGCCCCTGATCAGAGGCCAGCGTCTCCCCCAAAGCCTGGAGACGCAAGAAAACATCCAATTTTAAAGCTTCTTCAAAGGGAGACAGCCGTTGAAGAAAACACCAGAGCTGTTGTCATGATGTCAGAGGTGGAGTTTCATGCCGCCTTAGGCTCCAAAGACCAGAAGATCTCAGCTCTTCAACAAGAAAACGCTGCATTATCAGAAAACTTGAAGAGTCTCGCCTCTGAGCTTCGTAAAATGGAGGAAGTGCACCAACATGCCGCTGAGAAGGCTAGGCAGCTTGAGTCTGAGCTAACTACCGAAAGGAAAAAGGTCCAGGAAGCTGAGATCTCCTTTAGACAATTAGCTCCAGGAGTTAAAGCTGCACCGGTCCACCAACATGAGGACGACCGGGAGAAAAAGGCTTTAAGAGACGAAGTGATGAGGTTGACTCAGATTGTAGAAAAGCAGCAAACTGAGCATGAAGACGACGTTGCTGTTCTGTATGATGAGCGGATTAAGACAAACAAAGACCGTCGAGATGCCATCAGAAGGGCCGATCAGCTGAAAGTATCTCTGATCgcagaaaagaacaaaacaagagaGATTGAGATCTGTTCGGCCAAGCAGATGGAGGAAATCTCTAAATTACAAGCTGCTCTGGTCAAAGTGGAGAGCAATTTGGAGGAAGAAAGACGGCAGAGGAAGCAGGAAAAACTCTGTCTTCTGACCAATAACCAAGAAACATCTGAGGTGGAACAGCTGAAATATCAGCTGCAGGAGCAGACAGTTAAGCATGAAGATCAGGTTGCTGCTCTGTATAACGAGCTGATCAGGAAGAACAAGGAGAGTCCAGATGCCATCAAAAGGGCCGAACAGTTGAAGGAAGACCTGactgaagagaaaaacagagcaaaagagGCCGAGGACTGCTTAGCCCAGCAAAAAGAGGAGACATCTAACCTCCAGGCTGCTCTGGTCCTCATGGAGAGAACTTTGGAGGACCAGCGGCGGCAGTGGGAGCAGGAAAAATCCCATCTTCTGACCAAAGAACAAGAAAGAGATGAGCTGGAGCAGCTGGTGAAGCAGTTAGAGTCACAGAAAGCTGAGGCAGAACAGGAGATAGCTGCTCTGCGTTTggagcagcagaaaaacaaccaaAGTCATCAAGATGCTGCAAGAAAAGTCGTTCAACTGGAAATTGCTCTGGTTGCTGAGAAGATCAGAACAAAGGAGGCTGAGAGCTGCTTGGCTGAGCAAGTGAAGGAAAGCTGTGATATAAAGGCTGCTTTGGTCAAAACGGAGCAAGACGTGGAGAAGCAAAGACGGCTCTGGGCCCAGGAAAAGTCCAGTCTTCtgacagagcagcagaaagCTGTCAGAAATGTGGAAGCAGCCAGGAAAGAcgttctggaggttctgcatGATGAAAGGCAGGAGTGGCAAACAGAGAAGTCCTGCCTTCTAGAGatggttgcaacaacaaaggAGCTTCTGACAGAGGCGGAGGTGAAGAGAAAAACTTCAACACTGAACCTAATAGAGAAACTGAAAAACCTGCAAAAGGAGATGGACAAACTACAAGAAAGCAAACCCAAAAAGAAATCTTTCAGGAGAAAAATCaccaagttctttaaaatgtctaaaaaggCTCCATCTCAGTCTGAAAACTGA